Proteins encoded within one genomic window of Gemmatimonadota bacterium:
- a CDS encoding zinc-binding dehydrogenase: MRAWQLSRTGPPEVLRLTDVPTPEPGPGQVGVTVEAIGINYAEVLSRKGLYGWAPPRPYVPGMEATGRITAVGPDVPEERLGQRVLCGMQHGAYAERVVLDARRALPALAEYSVEENAAFAVNFFTAWVALMEMARLRPSDRVAVTAAAGGVGTAAVQMARAFGCEVVGLAGSEAKLERVRALGAQATVAYRDPGWEARLDALTAERGFDVVLEVVGGEVYRACLAHLAPLGRLVVAGYAGLDYSRWNPLSWWRAWRDAPRMDITRAALASTGVLATHIGYLLPDAQRLLALWTSLTDFTRAHGLRPVVGATYSFAELPEAHRFLESRASVGKLVVRMEPEDLSGS, translated from the coding sequence ATGCGCGCCTGGCAGCTCTCCCGCACGGGACCCCCCGAGGTCCTCCGCCTGACGGACGTCCCGACCCCGGAGCCCGGACCCGGCCAGGTGGGGGTGACGGTGGAGGCCATCGGGATCAACTACGCCGAGGTGCTCTCCCGGAAGGGTCTGTACGGGTGGGCGCCGCCGAGGCCGTACGTGCCGGGGATGGAGGCCACCGGGCGCATCACGGCGGTCGGGCCGGACGTGCCGGAGGAGCGCCTGGGCCAGCGCGTCCTGTGCGGGATGCAGCATGGCGCCTATGCCGAGCGGGTGGTGCTCGACGCCCGGCGCGCCCTGCCCGCGCTCGCGGAGTACTCGGTGGAGGAGAACGCGGCCTTCGCGGTGAACTTCTTCACGGCATGGGTCGCGCTGATGGAGATGGCGCGCCTGCGTCCGAGCGACCGCGTGGCCGTCACCGCGGCCGCCGGTGGCGTGGGCACCGCGGCCGTGCAGATGGCCCGGGCCTTCGGCTGCGAGGTGGTGGGGCTGGCGGGCAGCGAGGCCAAGCTGGAGCGGGTGCGGGCGCTCGGCGCGCAGGCCACCGTCGCCTATCGCGACCCGGGCTGGGAGGCGCGGCTGGACGCACTGACCGCCGAGCGCGGCTTCGACGTCGTGCTGGAGGTGGTCGGCGGGGAGGTGTATCGCGCCTGCCTGGCCCACCTGGCTCCGCTCGGCCGACTCGTGGTGGCGGGCTACGCCGGGCTGGACTACTCGCGCTGGAACCCGCTGTCCTGGTGGCGGGCCTGGCGGGACGCGCCGCGGATGGACATCACCCGCGCCGCCCTGGCGTCCACGGGCGTGCTGGCCACCCACATCGGGTATCTGCTGCCCGACGCGCAGCGGCTCCTCGCGCTGTGGACGTCACTGACGGACTTCACGCGCGCGCACGGGCTGCGGCCGGTCGTGGGAGCGACCTACTCCTTTGCCGAGTTGCCGGAGGCGCACCGCTTCCTGGAATCGCGCGCGAGCGTGGGCAAGCTCGTGGTCCGGATGGAGCCGGAGGACCTCAGCGGGTCGTGA